A genomic window from Sorex araneus isolate mSorAra2 chromosome 2, mSorAra2.pri, whole genome shotgun sequence includes:
- the LOC101539821 gene encoding putative olfactory receptor 1F12P, protein MEKENQTTVSEFFLLGFPTWPGQQGLLLALFLCVYLTGLFGNLLILLAIGLEPRLHTPMYFFLANLSLVDLCLPSATVPKLLQNIQTQTQSISYSGCLAQMYFCMMFANMDNFLLTVMAYDRYVAICHPLHYSTIMTRKLCASLVAVPWVVATLNPLLHTLLIARLHFCSDNVIHHFFCDINSLLPLSCSDTSLNQIMVLAVVGLIFVVPSGCILASYILIISAVLKIPTTQGKLKAFSTCSSHLALVILFYGAITGIYMSPSTNHSSEKDSAASVIFMVVAPVLNPFIYSLRNNELKAALRRVLGQRKTSQ, encoded by the coding sequence atggaaaaggaaaaccaaaccACGGTCTCTGAATTTTTCCTGCTGGGCTTCCCAACCTGGCCAGGACAGCAGGGCCTCCTTTTGGCTCTTTTCCTGTGTGTCTACTTAACAGGACTGTTTGGGAACTTACTCATTTTGTTGGCCATTGGCTTAGAGCCACGCCTTCACACGCCTATGTATTTCTTCCTTGCCAACCTGTCCTTGGTCGACCTCTGTCTTCCTTCAGCTACAGTTCCCAAGTTGCTGCAAAACATCCAAACACAGACACAGTCCATCTCCTACTCTGGCTGTCTGGCTCAGATGTATTTCTGCATGATGTTTGCCAACATGGACAACTTCCTTCTCacagtgatggcctatgaccgttaTGTAGCCATATGCCACCCTTTGCATTACTCCACCATCATGACCCGGAAGCTCTGTGCTTCTCTGGTGGCTGTGCCCTGGGTCGTGGCCACTCTGAACCCCCTCTTGCACACCCTTTTGATCGCCCGTCTGCACTTCTGCTCTGACAATGTCATCCACCACTTCTTCTGTGACATCAACTCTCTCCTGCCTCTATCCTGTTCTGACACCAGTCTGAATCAGATCATGGTCCTGGCTGTCGTGGGGCTGATCTTTGTGGTACCATCCGGCTGTATTCTAGCATCCTATATCCTCATCATCTCTGCTGTCCTGAAAATCCCAACCACCCAAGGAAAactcaaggctttctccacctgcAGCTCTCACCTTGCCTTGGTCATTCTTTTTTATGGAGCAATCACAGGGATCTACATGAGTCCCTCAACAAACCACTCAAGTGAAAAAGACTCCGCTGCTTCTGTGATTTTCATGGTTGTAGCCCCTGTATTGAATCCATTCATTTACAGTCTCAGGAATAATGAGCTGAAGGCAGCTTTAAGGAGGGTTCTAGGCCAGCGCAAAACCTCCCAGTGA